A stretch of Shinella zoogloeoides DNA encodes these proteins:
- a CDS encoding IS5 family transposase: protein MRGQPGFWDLDERYQRLSAVGDPLEKLNRIIPWPVFEKPLAKALKRSDGSKGGRPPFPAVLMFKILVLQALYNLSDDQAEFVIQDRLSFMRFLGLGLSNKVPDAKTIWLFRESLVRAGAIDNLFARFDKHLSRSGYLAKGGQIVDATIVQAPRQHNSQDEKEAIKAGEIPADWKDKPAKLAQKDRDARWTVKYSKAKQPTQTPTSAATKQHDIAIPLFGYKNHAGIDRAHGFIRGWTVTSAAAHDGAQLRNVVTKDNTASTVWADSAYRSRTNEEWLARNGLKSDIHQRKPKGRPMPETMSRANGRRSKIRSAVEHVFARQKDKMKLFIRTIGISRATVKIGMANLAYNMLRYVFHEGRCAAA, encoded by the coding sequence ATGCGTGGGCAGCCAGGCTTTTGGGATTTGGACGAGCGTTATCAGCGGTTGAGCGCGGTGGGTGACCCGCTGGAGAAACTCAACAGGATCATTCCCTGGCCTGTGTTTGAGAAGCCGTTGGCGAAAGCATTGAAGCGCTCCGATGGATCGAAGGGCGGACGTCCGCCGTTTCCGGCGGTGCTGATGTTCAAGATTTTGGTGCTTCAGGCGCTCTACAACCTCTCCGACGACCAGGCCGAGTTCGTTATCCAGGACCGGCTGTCGTTCATGCGGTTCCTCGGCCTTGGCCTTTCCAACAAGGTTCCGGATGCCAAGACGATCTGGCTGTTCCGCGAAAGCCTGGTGCGAGCCGGTGCCATCGATAATCTGTTTGCCCGTTTCGACAAACATCTCTCACGGTCCGGCTACCTGGCCAAAGGCGGCCAGATCGTCGATGCAACGATCGTCCAGGCGCCCAGGCAGCACAACAGCCAGGACGAGAAAGAGGCGATCAAGGCGGGCGAGATTCCGGCGGATTGGAAGGACAAGCCCGCGAAACTTGCCCAGAAGGATCGAGACGCCCGTTGGACGGTGAAGTATTCCAAGGCGAAGCAGCCGACACAAACGCCGACATCAGCCGCGACCAAGCAGCACGACATCGCCATTCCGCTGTTCGGCTACAAGAACCATGCCGGCATCGACCGGGCGCATGGCTTCATCCGGGGATGGACGGTGACGAGTGCGGCCGCCCATGACGGCGCTCAGCTCAGAAACGTCGTGACCAAGGACAATACCGCCTCGACCGTCTGGGCGGATAGCGCGTATCGCTCCAGGACCAACGAGGAATGGCTGGCGAGGAACGGCCTGAAGTCGGACATCCACCAGCGGAAGCCGAAGGGACGGCCAATGCCGGAAACGATGTCGCGCGCAAACGGACGACGATCAAAGATCAGGTCGGCCGTCGAGCATGTCTTCGCCCGGCAAAAGGACAAGATGAAGCTCTTCATCCGCACGATCGGCATCAGCAGGGCGACGGTAAAGATCGGCATGGCCAATCTCGCCTACAACATGCTCCGATACGTCTTCCACGAAGGACGCTGTGCCGCTGCATGA
- a CDS encoding AAA family ATPase: MREHESGGDFKRSIWRTSGTKNRSITVPVFLAYCVLGAALRGLVRRGGSARALLVVETSDAAEVFAQAGRLFLRQHFHFEEYEKPTVWVLSESRKGNRVRRNLFEEAAEKDEAILICDSETEFDEEAALWADVFVHLPKPTTRQIEATFRRFGYVLNDSDLEMLEAETWTRLSYAFPPKRPVSVGLQRLRSGPHAVVKEVGQPDDGPTLADLHGFGAAAEWGFELARDLEDFRAGRVRWDEVDAGVLISGRPGTGKTLFAGALARSCQVPIIASSAAQWQAAGYLNDFLRSMHATFEEARAQAPCLLFIDEIDAFGNRTTGGHNDDYKRQAINGLLEELDGFKRRSGVVVVGATNHPEDLDPAIKRAGRLDRHIVIPLPDATTRQKIFEQLAGFAVPPEQMDRFGRSTEGMSGAEIEQLVRDGKRVARRRGSRDARFDDVVHLMKPLVRLPSLQRRVVSVHETGHAVVGFELGMNLESVEVNETFVEDGATSVGVTHFRAPEFARHTRSFYNDHLAMLLAGLAAEKMIFGDFCDGAVGGDQSDLARATALATKMEACFGLGRTLAVEVVSNRELALLRAQDPSLRECVQHILEQAFERATSILRGLRSAVDEIATCLEERRFLSAHVIESIIDENARGPTGREMTQGEGRVHTSD, translated from the coding sequence TTGCGCGAACATGAATCCGGCGGTGATTTTAAGAGATCGATCTGGCGCACGAGCGGGACGAAAAACCGGTCCATTACCGTTCCCGTTTTTCTCGCATACTGCGTGCTCGGAGCCGCTTTGCGGGGCCTCGTCCGTCGGGGTGGTTCGGCGCGCGCGCTGCTCGTCGTCGAGACATCCGACGCTGCTGAAGTCTTCGCCCAGGCGGGCCGGCTCTTCCTTAGGCAGCATTTTCACTTCGAAGAGTATGAGAAGCCGACGGTCTGGGTCTTGAGTGAATCAAGGAAAGGTAATCGCGTTCGGCGGAATCTCTTCGAGGAAGCCGCGGAAAAAGATGAGGCGATTCTGATATGCGATTCAGAGACGGAATTCGACGAGGAAGCAGCGCTCTGGGCTGATGTGTTTGTACATCTCCCCAAGCCTACGACGAGGCAAATCGAAGCAACGTTTAGGCGGTTTGGGTATGTTTTGAACGATTCCGACCTAGAGATGCTGGAGGCGGAGACATGGACACGACTAAGCTATGCGTTTCCGCCAAAGCGGCCGGTCTCGGTTGGCCTGCAACGCCTTCGCTCTGGCCCTCATGCCGTCGTGAAAGAGGTCGGCCAACCCGATGACGGTCCGACCTTGGCGGACCTTCACGGGTTCGGCGCGGCGGCAGAATGGGGGTTTGAGCTAGCACGTGACCTGGAGGATTTTCGCGCTGGTAGGGTCAGGTGGGACGAAGTCGATGCCGGAGTGCTGATTTCCGGCAGGCCTGGAACCGGAAAAACACTCTTCGCGGGCGCTCTTGCTCGGTCTTGCCAGGTGCCTATCATCGCAAGTTCCGCTGCGCAGTGGCAGGCGGCGGGATACCTCAATGACTTCCTACGTAGCATGCATGCGACTTTCGAAGAGGCACGTGCGCAAGCCCCGTGTTTATTGTTCATCGATGAAATCGATGCGTTCGGCAACCGGACTACCGGGGGACACAACGACGACTATAAAAGACAGGCTATCAACGGCCTTCTTGAGGAACTGGATGGCTTTAAGCGCCGGAGTGGGGTGGTCGTCGTGGGGGCCACAAATCATCCCGAGGACCTTGACCCCGCGATAAAACGAGCCGGCCGGTTGGATAGACATATCGTCATTCCCCTGCCAGACGCGACCACGCGGCAGAAGATATTCGAGCAGCTTGCGGGCTTCGCCGTTCCTCCTGAGCAGATGGACCGGTTTGGTCGTTCGACCGAAGGAATGTCCGGAGCGGAAATTGAGCAACTCGTCCGCGACGGGAAACGCGTTGCAAGGCGGCGTGGCAGCCGCGACGCTCGCTTTGACGACGTTGTTCATCTTATGAAACCTCTGGTCCGTTTGCCATCATTGCAAAGGCGAGTGGTCTCCGTACATGAAACCGGGCACGCTGTTGTCGGGTTCGAACTTGGAATGAATCTTGAATCGGTCGAGGTGAATGAAACTTTCGTCGAAGATGGCGCTACCTCAGTCGGGGTAACTCATTTTCGTGCGCCGGAGTTCGCTCGGCATACCAGAAGCTTTTACAACGACCACCTTGCTATGCTGCTTGCCGGTCTGGCCGCTGAAAAGATGATCTTTGGTGATTTTTGCGATGGTGCCGTAGGCGGAGATCAATCCGACTTAGCGCGAGCCACCGCCCTTGCGACAAAAATGGAGGCCTGTTTTGGCCTCGGACGAACACTGGCGGTCGAAGTCGTTTCCAATCGTGAACTCGCGCTTCTGCGGGCTCAAGACCCCAGCCTTCGGGAATGCGTTCAGCATATTCTCGAACAGGCATTCGAGCGAGCTACGTCAATTCTTCGAGGGCTACGAAGTGCGGTCGATGAAATCGCCACATGCCTTGAGGAGCGCCGGTTCCTTTCGGCTCATGTTATCGAGAGCATCATAGATGAGAATGCGCGAGGACCAACCGGTCGGGAGATGACGCAGGGGGAAGGTCGGGTCCACACCTCTGATTGA
- a CDS encoding metallophosphoesterase, whose translation MKAWIFSDLHLELDASLDLEIPDADICVCAGDIYDRGVVRSIDWLAERVAPFMPVVFVPGNHEYYGSAIKEGLEAGYQAAKRFHNVYLLDGDVVIFEGYRFVGATLWTDFRLQGHAASAMLAAKEQLADYRRIKRSKTPFKRFSPRESQYLHQLARYYIEEVLWTVSPRPTVIVSHHAPSLMSVPREFLKDPLTPAFASSLEPKILEYQPLVWVHGHIHHPSDYLIGKTRVVCNPRGYPSEACRELFNPELVIDLART comes from the coding sequence ATGAAAGCCTGGATTTTCTCCGATCTACACCTCGAACTTGATGCAAGTCTCGACCTTGAAATCCCAGACGCCGACATCTGCGTCTGCGCCGGCGACATCTATGATCGGGGCGTTGTTCGGAGCATTGACTGGCTCGCCGAGCGCGTGGCGCCGTTTATGCCCGTCGTGTTCGTACCGGGAAATCACGAGTACTACGGGAGCGCGATAAAAGAAGGGCTCGAAGCGGGTTATCAGGCGGCTAAGCGCTTCCACAACGTTTACCTCCTCGATGGTGATGTCGTGATTTTCGAGGGATATCGCTTCGTGGGAGCAACTTTGTGGACCGACTTTCGTCTACAAGGCCACGCGGCGAGTGCGATGTTGGCTGCCAAGGAGCAACTCGCTGACTATCGCCGGATCAAACGTTCGAAGACTCCGTTCAAACGTTTCTCGCCGCGCGAAAGCCAGTATCTCCACCAGCTTGCACGGTACTACATAGAAGAAGTGCTTTGGACGGTCTCTCCACGGCCCACCGTCATCGTGTCGCATCACGCCCCGAGCCTGATGTCAGTTCCACGCGAGTTCTTGAAAGACCCGCTGACCCCTGCATTTGCATCGAGCCTCGAGCCTAAAATTCTCGAGTATCAGCCGTTGGTGTGGGTGCATGGCCACATCCATCATCCCAGTGACTACCTTATCGGCAAGACGCGGGTCGTGTGTAATCCGCGCGGTTACCCTAGCGAAGCGTGCCGAGAGCTCTTCAATCCAGAATTGGTGATCGATCTTGCGCGAACATGA
- a CDS encoding SspB family protein → MAQDHIRYDILAQDALRSVIRKVLSEVAVTGHLPGEHHFFITFLTNAPGVRISQHLKAKYAEQMTIVVQHQFWDLKVTESLFEIGLSFSDTPEKLVIPFNAIRGFYDPSVSFELEFDVPAMEEEEDHSAEITAYPAAPEKTEDSGEEPVPPTGGGGDKGGSVVSLDSFRKKN, encoded by the coding sequence ATGGCGCAAGACCACATTCGCTACGACATTCTCGCCCAGGACGCGCTGCGCAGCGTCATTCGCAAGGTACTGTCCGAGGTTGCGGTCACGGGCCACCTGCCCGGCGAGCATCATTTTTTCATTACCTTCCTCACCAATGCCCCGGGCGTGCGCATCTCGCAGCACCTCAAGGCCAAGTATGCGGAACAGATGACCATCGTCGTCCAGCATCAGTTCTGGGACCTCAAGGTCACCGAGAGCCTGTTCGAGATCGGCCTTTCCTTCTCCGATACGCCTGAAAAGCTGGTCATTCCCTTCAACGCGATCCGCGGCTTCTACGATCCGTCCGTCAGCTTCGAGCTGGAATTCGACGTGCCCGCGATGGAAGAGGAAGAGGATCACTCGGCAGAGATCACCGCCTATCCCGCCGCCCCGGAAAAGACCGAGGATTCCGGCGAGGAACCCGTTCCGCCGACCGGCGGCGGCGGCGACAAGGGCGGTTCGGTCGTGTCGCTCGATTCCTTCCGCAAGAAGAACTGA
- a CDS encoding DUF4169 family protein, translated as MSGDVVNLRQFRKQKARSDKEKAAEQNRITFGRTKAEKTLTRALNEKAEKTLDQGRLERPDDAPD; from the coding sequence ATGAGCGGCGACGTCGTCAATCTCCGCCAGTTTCGCAAGCAGAAGGCCCGCTCCGACAAGGAGAAGGCGGCCGAGCAGAACCGTATTACCTTCGGCCGGACCAAGGCGGAGAAGACCCTGACCCGCGCCCTCAACGAGAAGGCGGAAAAGACGCTCGATCAGGGCCGCTTGGAGCGGCCCGACGACGCGCCGGACTGA
- a CDS encoding ribbon-helix-helix domain-containing protein yields the protein MIRKYSTTLHGHRTSFSLEPAFHDELKGIAEARGLTLAALLREIDDTRGPGDNLSSALRLHVLEWLKQKAGGLST from the coding sequence ATGATCCGCAAATATTCGACGACCCTGCACGGCCACCGCACGAGTTTCTCGCTCGAACCCGCTTTCCATGACGAATTGAAGGGTATTGCCGAGGCGCGTGGCCTGACGCTTGCCGCGCTGCTGCGCGAGATCGACGATACACGCGGCCCCGGCGACAATCTCTCCTCGGCGCTGCGTCTGCATGTGCTGGAATGGTTGAAACAGAAGGCCGGCGGCCTTTCCACCTAA
- a CDS encoding IS630 family transposase (programmed frameshift), producing MRSGISLRTDFDGDGLRRLARQTKDAAQVRRLLALASIYDGGSRSDAARLGNVTLQIVRDWVVRFNERGPQGLINGKAPGAQSRLNDQQRTALVQAIERGPTPYLDGVVRWRLCDLAQWLWEEFRVSVSEQTLSREVRAMGYRKLAARPKHHAQDPQAIEDFKKASPPQWQRLPQEQPGKRIEIWFQDEARIGQKNKITRRWARRGTRPSAPHDQRTKSAYIFGAICPKLGKAAALVMPWCDTYAMTQHLAEIARHVADDAHAILIMDQAGWHMSNNLVVPGNISILPIPPKSPELNPVENLWHFMRDNWLSNRVFKSYDDIVDHCCDAWRKLETQPWRIMSIGRREWANGF from the exons ATGCGATCAGGGATTTCACTACGGACGGATTTTGATGGAGACGGTCTGCGCCGGCTGGCGCGGCAGACGAAGGATGCCGCTCAGGTGCGCCGTCTTTTGGCACTCGCCTCGATCTACGATGGAGGCTCGCGTTCCGATGCCGCCCGCCTCGGCAACGTCACGCTCCAGATCGTCCGGGACTGGGTCGTGCGGTTCAACGAACGCGGTCCCCAGGGCCTGATCAATGGCAAGGCTCCCGGTGCGCAGTCGCGGTTGAACGATCAGCAGCGTACGGCCCTGGTGCAGGCCATCGAGCGTGGACCAACACCCTATCTCGACGGCGTCGTTCGCTGGCGTCTATGCGATCTGGCGCAATGGCTGTGGGAAGAATTCCGCGTTTCGGTGAGCGAGCAAACGCTGAGCCGCGAAGTCCGGGCCATGGGTTATCGCAAGCTTGCCGCCCGGCCAAAACATCATGCTCAGGACCCTCAAGCCATTGAGGATTTTAAAAAAGCTTCCCCGCCGCAGTGGCAGAGATTGCCGCAGGAGCAGCCC GGAAAACGCATAGAGATTTGGTTTCAGGATGAGGCCCGTATCGGGCAAAAGAACAAGATCACGCGCCGTTGGGCCAGACGCGGAACGCGACCTTCAGCGCCGCATGATCAGCGCACAAAGTCGGCCTACATCTTCGGCGCAATCTGCCCGAAGCTCGGCAAGGCGGCGGCGCTGGTCATGCCGTGGTGCGACACCTACGCAATGACCCAGCATCTGGCCGAAATTGCCCGTCATGTCGCCGATGACGCCCACGCCATCCTCATCATGGATCAGGCAGGCTGGCACATGTCCAACAACCTCGTTGTGCCCGGCAACATCAGCATTCTGCCAATCCCGCCGAAATCGCCGGAGCTCAACCCGGTCGAAAACCTATGGCATTTCATGCGCGACAACTGGCTCTCAAACCGAGTCTTCAAATCCTACGACGATATTGTCGATCATTGCTGCGATGCCTGGCGAAAGCTCGAAACCCAGCCATGGCGCATCATGTCTATCGGGCGAAGAGAATGGGCAAATGGGTTCTGA